Genomic DNA from Nitrosarchaeum koreense MY1:
TACAATTGATGATGACACAGCATTTGTTATCTTAGAACCAATACAAGGTGAAAGCGGAATCAACGTTGCGCCAGACGGATTTTTACAAGAAGTAAGAAAACTTTGTAATGAAAAAGGAATTCTTCTAATTTTTGACGAAATACAAGCTGGATTAGGTAGAACAGGACGACTTTGGGCATGTGACCATTGGAACACAGCGCCAGATATTTTATGTCTGGCAAAAGGAATTGCTGGTGGAGTACCAATGGGTGCAACTCTAGTAAGACCAGATATCCTTGCATCAATGAGTAAAGGCGAACATTCTTCAACGTTTGGTGGAAATCCACTTTCTTGCGCTGCAGGAATTGCAACTCTACAAGCACTTACTCAAGATAATCTCATCGAGAATTCTGAAAAGATGGGAAAATTATTCAGAGAGGGATTAGAGAAATTAAAAGAAAAACATTCCATAATCAGAGAGGTAAGAGGAAAAGGGTTGATGATAGGAGTTGAATTGAAGTTTGAGGTAAAAGATGTTTTGATGAATCTTATGAAGGAAGGCGTTCTTATGCTTTATTCAGGTAGAAATATTCTCAGAATCCTTCCTCCACTTGTAATTTCTAAAGAAGACGTAGCGAAAGTATTAGAAACCCTAGATGGGGTACTAACTATAGAGGAGCAAAAAAATAATGTATAAAGACAAAGTAGATGAAAAGATAATTAACTTTCTCAAAGAAGATTCAAGAGAGTCATTTGTAGATATAGGTAAGAAACTAAAATTATCAGAATCTGCAGTTAGAAGAAGAGTAAAAAACCTAGTAGATAGTGGAACAATCAAAAGATTCACAGTTGAGGTAGGAGAAGAAAATGCAACAAGCGCCATTGTATTGATATCAGTAGACTCTACAACTGAAACCTCAAAAGTGTCAGAGAAACTTGCAAAATTAGAAGGCGTGAAAATAGTTTATGAGATTACAGGTCAGTATGACATCATTACAATAATTAGTGCAACAAACATCTCTGAGATCAATACCAGTATAGATGCTTTAAGAAAGATACCAGGAGTAATTGACACTAATACTGTGATTATTTTAAGAAAAGTGGCATAAAACGACTTTCGGCACATAATTTCTATACTTAACTAAATTAGGATCATCACAAGTAATTTTCAGCGAAGTTAGTACGATTATGTTTATATTCTCAATCATTATCAACGTTTTCTGTAATGAAAGATCCGAATCACTATGCAGACATTTACAATGCATATGAAAAAAATCCAAGGAAGATTAGAGTGTTAGATAGTACTCTAAGAGAAGGAGAACAACACCCTGGAGTATCATTTACAAATAAACAACGAATACAAATTGCATGGATGCTAGATTATTTTGGAGTAGATCAAATAGAAATTTCCCCAGTTGTTTCAACTGATCACAAAGAAGCAACTAAGACAATTATCAAACAAGGATTAAAAGCAGACATTGTATCTCATGGAAGAGCTCTCAAAGAAGACATTGACATTTCATTGAGTTGTGATGCAAAGTGGTGCGCTGCATATCTTGGAATATCAGATATTCATCTTAAAGATAAATTACGAATAACAAGAGAAGAGGCACTTGACAGAGCAGTTGAAACAGTAGAGTATGCAAAATCACATGGATTAAAAATCAGATTCACAGTAGAAGATGGAAGCAGAGCAGAACCAGAATTTCTACTCAAAGTATGCAAAGCAATCGAAGAAGCCGGAGTAGATAGAATAAGTCTTCCAGATACTGTAGGAATTATGAGACCTATTGGCATGTATAATTTTGTTAAAACTGTAAAAGAGGTAATTGATGTTCCACTTGATGCACATGTCCATAACGACATTGGATTTGCAGTAGCAAATGCATTTTCTGCATGTGATGCTGGAGTAGAT
This window encodes:
- a CDS encoding aspartate aminotransferase family protein, giving the protein MTEDDFMGGLYQRFPVTIEKGIGAHVWDINGKEYIDCMGGYGVAIVGHQNKRVVNAIKEQVDKIITVHSSLYNKTREEFLKTLISLAPKGLTQVHLNNSGAEAIEAAIKFARKFTGKKGMVAMKGSYHGKSLGALSLTFNPKYKKAFEPLVEKVSFASFGDIESLRSTIDDDTAFVILEPIQGESGINVAPDGFLQEVRKLCNEKGILLIFDEIQAGLGRTGRLWACDHWNTAPDILCLAKGIAGGVPMGATLVRPDILASMSKGEHSSTFGGNPLSCAAGIATLQALTQDNLIENSEKMGKLFREGLEKLKEKHSIIREVRGKGLMIGVELKFEVKDVLMNLMKEGVLMLYSGRNILRILPPLVISKEDVAKVLETLDGVLTIEEQKNNV
- the lysM gene encoding HTH-type transcriptional regulator LysM → MYKDKVDEKIINFLKEDSRESFVDIGKKLKLSESAVRRRVKNLVDSGTIKRFTVEVGEENATSAIVLISVDSTTETSKVSEKLAKLEGVKIVYEITGQYDIITIISATNISEINTSIDALRKIPGVIDTNTVIILRKVA
- a CDS encoding LeuA family protein, with product MKDPNHYADIYNAYEKNPRKIRVLDSTLREGEQHPGVSFTNKQRIQIAWMLDYFGVDQIEISPVVSTDHKEATKTIIKQGLKADIVSHGRALKEDIDISLSCDAKWCAAYLGISDIHLKDKLRITREEALDRAVETVEYAKSHGLKIRFTVEDGSRAEPEFLLKVCKAIEEAGVDRISLPDTVGIMRPIGMYNFVKTVKEVIDVPLDAHVHNDIGFAVANAFSACDAGVDQIHTTIDGIGERTGIPPLAEVAVALTYLYKSPNDFRLDMLLDLSRLIEDYTSIKPYDSKPIVGSSAYKHKAGTHLAAILRNPAAYEPIPPRAVGNTRRIVFGELAGKTGAAYLMSILGLEKDDEGAKAVATGLKELRMGDLIEIPLADRLEKKIINDK